The DNA segment AAATCTCAGCGATTTTGCGGGCAGTTCTGAAGACAAAGATCCGTACGTTCTGTTCACACCGAACCTTATTCTGGACAATGCGGGAAAGACCAATCGTCCGATAATAATCGAGGAGTTTCCGGATTCCGTAAGTCTTTTCGGGAACATCGATCGTGTAATAGTTGAGGGGAAGCCCTACAGTGATCACTTGATGATCAGACCTGGCGCTATACAGAAGGCTGACGGAGGCTACCTTATTATGAATGCTCTGGATCTGGTCAGAATACCGGAACTATGGCAAAGGCTCATTCAGACTCTCAGGAACCAGACAACCGTTATACGAAGTCATGACCCCCTGGGTATGTACCCGGTTCATCTTCATCCCGAGCCTATTGATACCAATACAAAGGTTATTTTAATAGGATCTTCGAAACTTTTCTATCTTCTTGCTTCTTACGAACCAGAGTTCGGCCTTCTCTTCAGAATAAGGGCCGCTTTTGATTTTACAATGGAATCCAGTAATAAGAATATTCTCAATTTCGTCAATGTAGTGGCAGGGATCATCAAGGCTGAAGACCTGCTCCCCATGAATACTGAAGCTGTTTCCGCGGTAGTTGAGGAAAGCGTCAGGCTGACCGGTTTAAAAGACAGGCTTTCTCTGGAATTCAACAGAGTTACAGACTATCTTCGTCAAGCAAGCTATTTTGCCAGACTGAAAGGTGACATGATAGTTACCGAAGCCTATGTCAAGGAAGCCATACAGGAGAAGATATATCGTTTGAATCTCGGAGAGACCTATGCCACAAGACGGATAGTTGATGATACGATAATGATCGATACAGAGGGATGGAAAGTTGGACAGGTAAACGGTCTTGCAGTGTATCAGAGTGTTGATTACGATTTTGGCCTGCCAGCCAGAATAACCACCAGGGTTTCTGCCGGCAGAAAAGGGCTGATAAATGTTGAGCGCGAAAGTGATATGTCTGGAACTACTCATACAAAGGGAATGCTGATAATATCAGGTTTCCTGCAGGGTAAATTCGCAAGGGAGTACCCTCTCTCTCTTTCGGCGAGTGTCGTATTCGAACAGAGCTACGGCGGAATAGATGGTGACAGCGCGTCTTCAACGGAACTTTACGTTCTTCTCAGCGCACTCTCGGATCTTCCCATAAGGCAGGATCTGGCTGTTACCGGTTCCGTTAATCAGTTCGGAGAAATACAGGCAATAGGCGGAGTTAACCAGAAGGTGGAAGGTTTCTACCGTGTATGCAAAGGAAAGGGATTAACAGGAACTCAGGGAGTTATGATTCCGAAGTCGAACATGAAAGATCTCCAGCTTCGCGATAACGTAATCGATGCCGTAAGGAAGGGAAAATTCCACATCTATCCTATAGAGATAATAGAAGATGGGGCGGAACTTCTCATGGGAACCACAGCAGGCGAGCGGATGTCGGATGGAATGTATCCCGCGGATTCGATTTACGGCAAGGTTGACCGCAGGCTCAGGCAGATGGCTGAAACGCTGAGGAAATTCTCATATCACGATTAGCTGACATCTGGCAATTATAGAAGAATGAATTTCCACCTTGGATAATTCAGTATATTCCCGTCATGAAAAAGATATTCACTTCCTCCTGGGGACAGTTGGAAAAAGGTGGTTCAAATGCAGGCGATGAGGCAATTTTCGCCTCACAGATCCAGGATATCTCCACTCTTGACGATGTTCAGATAGGAGTGATGTCCGCTGTTCCTGCGAAAACGGAAAAGATATACGGGGTTAAGCCATTCGATGTAGCCAGGGGCAAACTCCGGGCGATGACCCACGGAGTGAAGTGGTCCGATGTTGTTATCGTGGGCGGAGGGGAACTGGCTCAGGACAAATCATCTCTTCTGTACACACCTTTCAATCTGCATCCCATCAGACTGGCAAAACGTTTCGGAAAACCGGTTTTCGCGTGGTCGATAGGTATCGGACAGGAGAACGAACTTGCCAGATGGACGCCGGGACAGCTTCGGAAGTGGCTTGGGTACTGCAGCGGAGTTACCGTAAGGGACAGGCCTTCTCTTGAAATACTTCTTGATCTCGGGCTGAATCAGGAAAAAGTCAAACTGTCATCAGATTCCACATTTACCCTTGCCGGCGATTACGCTCTCCCCCACGGTACATCGGAAATTCTTGGCGTGGCTTTACGAAATGTATCCAATAGACAGGGTAACATTCTCCCGCTTGAGATAAGAAGAAAACTCGGCCTTTACAGGGAACCGGACGTATCAGGCATAAGAAGAAAATGGGCAGATCTCCTTGACAGACACATCGAAATCCATGGAGGGGAAATCCGCTTTTTCCCTTTCCATACAGGAAGCCTCTCTAATTCGGACGATTCAGAATGCGAAGCTGTTATGGCCATGATGAAGCACAGTGATCATGCAACTGTAATCATGCCCACCGATATCAGGAGTTTTCTGACAAGGATATCCGAATCACGTGTATTCCTTACCGTCCCTCTTCACGGATCGATACTCTCTGTGGTTACCGGTACCATTCCGATTGCCGTGCCGTACGCCTCAAAGGGTTACAGATTCATGGAGGAGGCAGGTATTGCCAACCTTACCGTTGATTCGTCTTCAGAGAACTGGGACGATGAATTGAGCGTTTTGCTAGATAGAACCTGGGACTCTTCCCGGGATATACTTCAGACACTGGTTGAGAAGAGAAGCGAACTGGCTGAAAAATGCACACTGAATCT comes from the Candidatus Aegiribacteria sp. genome and includes:
- a CDS encoding AAA family ATPase; its protein translation is MVVSPLKPEELKWKCPSEALDFKTTADIIPTGEIVGQERAIRALKLGLEIPSIGYNIFVTGVSGTGRETTIKNILNSIDTTTDDLRDIMYVRNMEDPRKPIVLTFPAGDGIRFEEALDECVQLLKSNIPTVLSSEKAEMENRATRVAYDDRKKAFMDTVKKEASKAGFSIVNIPVAPGQFRPDILPVINDEPVSFDTLKEMKEAGKLSQEDLQKYTELHEELFKKLTGAFRKTRDLEIEIQAKLERMSRRLVKPTILGIVSILKEIGGKKADEWADSIVEIILENLSDFAGSSEDKDPYVLFTPNLILDNAGKTNRPIIIEEFPDSVSLFGNIDRVIVEGKPYSDHLMIRPGAIQKADGGYLIMNALDLVRIPELWQRLIQTLRNQTTVIRSHDPLGMYPVHLHPEPIDTNTKVILIGSSKLFYLLASYEPEFGLLFRIRAAFDFTMESSNKNILNFVNVVAGIIKAEDLLPMNTEAVSAVVEESVRLTGLKDRLSLEFNRVTDYLRQASYFARLKGDMIVTEAYVKEAIQEKIYRLNLGETYATRRIVDDTIMIDTEGWKVGQVNGLAVYQSVDYDFGLPARITTRVSAGRKGLINVERESDMSGTTHTKGMLIISGFLQGKFAREYPLSLSASVVFEQSYGGIDGDSASSTELYVLLSALSDLPIRQDLAVTGSVNQFGEIQAIGGVNQKVEGFYRVCKGKGLTGTQGVMIPKSNMKDLQLRDNVIDAVRKGKFHIYPIEIIEDGAELLMGTTAGERMSDGMYPADSIYGKVDRRLRQMAETLRKFSYHD
- a CDS encoding polysaccharide pyruvyl transferase family protein, whose product is MKKIFTSSWGQLEKGGSNAGDEAIFASQIQDISTLDDVQIGVMSAVPAKTEKIYGVKPFDVARGKLRAMTHGVKWSDVVIVGGGELAQDKSSLLYTPFNLHPIRLAKRFGKPVFAWSIGIGQENELARWTPGQLRKWLGYCSGVTVRDRPSLEILLDLGLNQEKVKLSSDSTFTLAGDYALPHGTSEILGVALRNVSNRQGNILPLEIRRKLGLYREPDVSGIRRKWADLLDRHIEIHGGEIRFFPFHTGSLSNSDDSECEAVMAMMKHSDHATVIMPTDIRSFLTRISESRVFLTVPLHGSILSVVTGTIPIAVPYASKGYRFMEEAGIANLTVDSSSENWDDELSVLLDRTWDSSRDILQTLVEKRSELAEKCTLNLKLFRQTCLQQ